GGGAGGTTATACAACTTACGAGTGGCCTCTCGCATCCAATCCAAACAAAACTGACATTAAAATTACTTATTCCGAAATGGACCCGCATTGGGGATGGATTGTATGTGCCGGTTCCTATTTGACAGACTACAACGGTGCAGCCAACCAAATATTATATTTTTTGTTAATTGTCCTTGGCGTTTCCTTAATTGTCGGGGCCGTGATCACATGGGTATTTGCAAAACGCATTACAACGCCCATTCTGCAAATTGCGAAGCAAGTGGAACAGGTGTCTAATGGTGATCTAACAATTGAACCTGTAGAAGTAAAAAATCGGGATGAAATCGGCAGTTTGGCAAGAGATTTTAATGTAATGCTGACATCCCTTAAAAAGATAATTCGGCAAGTGGCAACCAGTGCGGAACAGGTCGCGGCATCCTCGGAAGAATTGACGGCTGGGTCGGAACAAACCACTAGGGCAACGGAGCATGCGGCTACTACAATTCAGCAAATGGCAGTAGGATCCGAGCAAATCACCCGTTCGATCGAGGACACCGATCAAACCGTTGCCCAAATGGCATCGGTGGTGAAGAAAATTTCAGTCAATGCCAATCATGTTGCAACTTCTGCAATCCAAGCATCAGATATGGCGCAAGAAGGTCATATCGCAATCAACAGTGCAGTGGAACAAATGAATTCGATCAGCAACACGGTACGCGGGTTGTCCGACGTGGTCAAAGGGTTGGGCGAACGATCCGATCAAATCGGGGATATTATCGGGGCCATTACAGGGATTGCGGAACAAACGAATCTGCTGGCGTTAAATGCTGCGATTGAAGCGGCAAGGGCAGGTGAACATGGCAGAGGATTTGCAGTGGTTGCCGACGAGGTACGAAAACTGGCAGAACAATCCGCGCAGTCCGCTCACCAAATTGAAGATTTAATTGGTACAATCCAAAACGAAATCAAAAGTGCGGTTCGCGGTATGGAAATCGGCTCACAGGAAGTTGCGAAGGGGATTGAAGTGGTCCAGGTGGCGGGTGATTCTTTCGATAAGATTGAAGACTCCGTGAATCAGGTGACCACCCAAATTCAGGAAGTTTCTGCTGCTGTACAAGAAATGTCAGCAGGAGCCGAAGAATTGGTAAAAACGATTCACCGGATTACAACCGTTATGGAAGAATCAGCAAGCGGTATCCAGAATATATCGGCGACGTCCCAAGAGCAATTAGCCTCAATGGAGGAAATTGCCTCTTCTGCGAGTACCCTATCAAAAATGGCGGAAGAACTGCAGAAAGTAGTACAAAAATTTAAGTTGTAAGCAGTGGAATAAGAAATCAAAAGCGCACTTTCAAAGAGGTTGGCGGAGGTCAGCCTCTTTGAAATTTGTTTCGTATTTTTAGCGCAGTAAGCGCATGATTGGTTGTTGTCCCATTATTCGGGGGTTCGGATTTTACTCTTATTTCCGTTTTATGCTTTATTGCAATTGGGCAGCTCTTCTAAGATTATGTACCCATATTCCGAACCCTATCCAGGGTTTAGTGCCGACAAAGCCCCTATACCGGCTTCGACCTAAACCGTACTCGGGATTGTAGGACGACCTCTATGAGTTAGATGCTTTTCTGTAAATGGCTGAAGGAAACGTTTATTGTCTAGTAAAACGTTTTGAAAATACTATAAGTTTATGCCAGAATACGATATCCTTGGTATAAGATCCAGTCGGGAGAGGATACCAATGGCCGCCTACTATAAAAAACCTGTACTTGTACTTTCAGAAGAAGAACAGACTATGCTTCGACAAATCAGTCAATCTCGAACCGCCCAAGTTTGTCACGCTGAACGTGCTCGTATGATATTGCTTGATGCTGAGGGCCTGAGTGTGCCCAAGATGGCTGCTCAATTACACACGAACGTACCTAAGGTAGACCGCTGCCGCGAGATTTGGACATACCTTCTATTTTGAGTCATTTTCGTTACATTTCGTATCAAGCTTTTCTCCCTGTCGTTGGCCATTGACGGTGAGCCTCCCGAAATCAAGGTCGATGCGAATGTTTTGAACTCAGGACTCTCTTGACGCACCGGCAGGTGCGAGTATACTCGATCGTTCTGACCGTAAATGGTATGCTACGCCCAACTCAACCTACACTCGTATGGCTTTTACTGGCATCAACCCATTTTCTATATGCTGCTGATAGAACGATTTAGGTGATAAATAATGCAAACTTGAGTGAATTCGCCGATTGTTATAATACTCCTTGTATTCTACGACGGCTCGATATGCTTCTTAATACGTTTGAAATTCGTATCGAGATAAACAGTCTTCCTCAAACCAACGATGAAATGCCTCCCTGTGATATATCCATATTTGATATCCACTTCCCATAGCTGATTGGGGGCTGTAATGTCTCGGTTCCTGGATAGATGGATTTCCTTTCCCGTTGGGGTTTTAAAATATCCAGCTCTTTACAGAGTCGATAGACTCGTTTCTTATTGATGACAAGGCCATATTCCTGTCGTAAATGATGTGTGGGTTTCATATATCCATAGGAATATCCGTCACCTGCGATCGCTTCCATGATCCATTCCTTGATCTGTTCATCACTGACTTTCTTGCCTTGTTTTGTGAAACAATATCCTGGAATGGGGCGACCGACGGGTTTCGAATCGTGTTTTTCTTTCTTCTTCGGCGGCTGCAACCAGTTATAATACGTGGATCGAGAAACCCCACAATGCGGAGTACGATGGAAACACTGTACCCGTCCGTGATCCACTTATGCGCTATTTTCAAGTCTGTCAGCAAGTGAGGGTTTTTCTTTTTTACGAGATCACGCGAGATGGCAATTTCTAACTCCTTTTCACCTCATAGTTTACGACAAAGCAATTGCTCTGTTTTTTCATAATTGTAAAAGTACTCCTCCTGCTAAACTTCACAACCTAGGCCTGGTCGCACCGAAAGTTGAGTAATTTATTAAAATAAAATTTTATTCCAAATATTACCTTTTAAAGAGGCGAAACAAAATCTGTAGCAGGATTTTGGAAAATAGCAGCGAATGATTTACAAAAGGCGGTGAAAATGATGGACATATCGTCACTCCAATCTCAAGTTCAACTGTTGCTGCAGAAAAAGGCTATGAATATGGAAACAACAAACATGCAAAATCTACTGGCAGCGTTGCCGCAGACTGTATCGATAAACGAACCTGGTAAAGGACAAAATGTCGATATTCGAATTTAAAAACAAGACGTACTGCGAAATGACAGCATCGTGAAAGCGGTGCTTTTTATTTTGCAGGTATTTCATACTCAACAAAGGTATATAGTTCAGTAGACGTGCAACAAAGAATTACGATGAAATGGTTCTCCAACAAAAGGTACAAGTCAAGGAAAGAGCTGTGAATAGCGTGATTAAAAGCCTCGGGTGGATTGTAATTCCACTGCCGGTTTTGGGGGAGGGTGATAATATGTGGTGGTTGCATGTGGGAGTCTCATTGTTTCTGGCATTCTCGGACTTGCTCGGGGTCAGCGGAGCCGTTCAATCCCCTAAAACATCGCACAAGTACATAAATGCAGCCCATGTTTCAACTCACAAAGCAAGCGCTTATACCAAGAAAAACCATACCTATGCAAGCCCATATTACCGTATAATCGCCAGTCACACCAAGATACGGTATCGCGCAAGGTAGCAAAGCGGTATGGCTCACGACTTAGTCCGGGGATTTTTTCATAATCCGAGACTACTAGAAGTCCGGTGAAAAAGCCCGCCTTAGCAGGCTTTTACCACGGGTTTGCCGAATTGATACTATAACAAACCATCGAAAGAGTGATTGAACATGAAAGCTCGTAAGTCATCGGCCATCCAGCCTCAGATGTTCCAATTTGTGGACATGGACGAACTGGTGCCCAAAAAGCATATCCTGCGCCAACTGAACGAAGCGCTTGATTTTTCCGTTGTCCATGACTGGGTGGCGCCGCTGTACACGGAACGTACCGGCCGCCCGGCGGCTGACCCGGAGCGGATGGTTCGATTGATGCTGCTTTCCTACCTGTTCAACCACTCCGAACGGGAATTGTATCAATTGCTATCTATGCATGCGGGCTATTTGTGGTTTTGCGGGCTGGATTTCGAATCCGTTCAGCGACCGAGTCCGAACCGCCCCTCCCTTCCGGATCGAACGACCTTGGTTAAGACCCGCAAATTGTGGCGAAAGCATGGGATTTTCGAGCAAATGATGATCCATGTTGTCGATCAGTGCATTGCGGCTGGCTTGGTAAAACCGGACGTCCACGCAGGGGTGGACGGATCGCAGGTACGAGCCAACGCATCCGTTCACAGTCTGCAGGAAATCACATTGGCCCCGGTGCATTCCATTGAGGAGTACTTGTCAGAATTAGCTCGTCAGGATCAAGACGAAATGCCTGTGGACCCGAAAAAGGAGGATTCCGATCCCCCTCCGTCGTCCTCCGTAAGGTCCGCTTCAGAGACGACACGCTTACAAGAAGAGGCTGTCCATGAAGACTTTCACGGTAAGAAGTTTTCCAATGCGACACACCGAAGCGTAACCGATCCGGACGCCCGGTTATACAAGAAGAGCAAAGGGCAGGAAGCCTATTTGCGCTATTTGGTCCATAACGTCGTCGATGTGACTTCCGGCGTCATTTTGTCAACGCAGGCAAGTCTTGCGGCGGGCACGGCGGAACGGGAGATCAGCCTTCGACAACTGACAGCCCTTCGTTTTCAACATCCGACGATTCGGATTCGCACCGTATCCGCCGACAAAGCATATGGAACCCCGGAATATCTTGGCGCATTATTTGCACAAGGGATGATTCCGCTCGTTTCGCTTCGGAATCTGGAACTGGAACCGATCCCAACCTGGAAGAGACAAACCCATGAGGCGGAAAAACAGCAAAAAAGAGAGGTCAAAGTACAAGAAGTTCTGATCAAAAACAAAGCCAAACGAATCCAACTGGAAGGCAAGTATCGACAGATCCAAAAAAGGCGTACTCGTTGCGAACATGCCTTTGCAGAAGCAAAAACGGTGCACGGGCTGGATCGTGCACGGAGTAGGGGTCTGGAGAATATGCAAGAGCAGACACTGCTGACCGCCATCGTCCAAAATCTGAAAAGGTTATGCCGGTTTAAGAAAAAACGACCTCAAACCGGTAGTTTGGCATGCCAAAATCCGGAATCCGTGATCAGGGAAGAAACTCTAACCTCTGCCATTTCCAGGTTATGTTCAGCTATTTTTTCGTGCATAAGGCCATTCCACACCGTAAACCGGCATTTTTCACCGGACTTCTAGGACATAGCCTCGTATGTCTAAAGTCTAAATGCTACTCTTTGAAAGCATATAGTTTACTTATCGAGGAACTGTTCGATTTTTGTAAGTATTTCTTGCATCGATCTTTGCGGTCTTGAAGTTTTAAAGCCCAAGATCTACCAGGATGTATTACATCCCAAAGAGACCGTTTCTGGTTGTATCGGCCACTCCCTGGGTCGTAAAGTACACTGCCATCCAAACGAACCAACATGTTCTCTCCACCGGGAACCCCATGATCCCCAGCCTTCAATGTCTTAGCAGGTTCGTCCAATAAACTTCCTGTATGCCCTGGGTATACTCTCGCACCGGGTCGATATTCATGGTTAGGAATCATATTGCCAATGTCCTCAAATTCAGGATTAGGCAGGACGGTTTCCGGATATGTAATTTGAAGTAAAATGTACTCTAAATATGTACTGAATGATTTCCTAAGCAAACCCTTTACATTTTCAATCAAGATAACTTCCGGCCGTATTTCTCGAACGGCTCGAATCATTTCCGGAAACATATCCCTTTCATCTAGGTATCCCTGATGTTTACCGCCAATGGAAAAAGGTTGACATGGCGGACCGCCTGCTAGTAGATTTATTTTTTTCAGCGTAAGGAGAAAAATCAAACTTACGAATGTCAGTTTCAAATAGCGACCAGTTGATCACTGCCTGATTGCGTCTAATTGTATTGCAAGCATCTTTGTACCTTCGAGAATATTCGAATTGCCCTATTCGTTTTTTCTTACGATTCCAAAATTCCCGAAATGGACCCGAGAGGTTGGTGAGGTGTGTCTTAGTGGTCGTCTCTTCTTAATAAATGACCGGAAAGGTTTCCAACTTTCTTTTTTCACAAGAGGGGCATGTTATTTCATGCAGGTTTTTCGCTGCACCAGGAAGGCGTTTTTGGAGTGGTTGATGAAGGAGCAGGTGACGAGATTGTACAGGTCGTGCGTTTCTTGTGGAAACGGGCGAAAATTCAGTCAGGGTGACCCATATAATCATGGATCAAAACATCACGAAGAACCGCCATTTGTCACCAAGGTACATTATATTATCAACCGATCAAGCAAAAGGTCGAATTCGATCCAATTCAAAATAGAGATAGCATTAAAATTTTTTGTTGAGTTTTGTTGGTAATTGATATATACTGCGGTTGATTAAACGAGATGTAAAACCAAATAGATTTGGTTACTTCTTCTTATCAAGAGAGGCGGAGGGACAGGCCCAATGAAGCCCGGCAACCGGCCCTGCAGGCAATCAGCGTGAAGGGTATGATGGTGCCAATTCCTTCAGAACCTGAGGTTCTGGCAGATGAGAAGGGACGTTAAGATATCCCCTTTTTCGTTTGCGAAAAAAGGGGTTTTTTCGTTTGAAGGGGGTGGAACATTGATTCAGTTACAGAATCTTCATAAGGAATACCGGGCGGGGAAACACTCAATTCCGGCTCTGACAGGAATTAATATGAATATAGAGAAAGGCGAAATCTTCGGTGTAATCGGTCATTCGGGCGCAGGGAAGAGTACACTGATTCGCTGTATCAATCTTTTGGAGCGGCCGACATCTGGAAAAGTAATTGTAGACGGTGTCGACCTGACTTCACTGGATGCCCGCAGTCTGCAGGAGCAACGGCGCTATATGGGGATGATTTTCCAGCATTTCAATCTGCTGTCCTCCGCCACAGTTGCCGAAAATGTCGCGTTTCCACTGGAACTGGCGAAACGGCCAAAGGTCGAAATCCGGCGTAAGGTGAACGAACTGCTTGCACTTGTGGGGCTGGAAGCCCATCAGGATAAATATCCTGCGCAGTTGTCCGGCGGGCAGAAGCAGAGGGTGGGGATAGCCCGGGCATTGGCAAACGACCCCAAAGTTTTATTATGTGATGAGGCGACTTCCGCTCTGGATCCCCAGACCACAAATTCGATCCTGACTTTGTTACTGGATATCAATAAAAAACTTCACATTACCATCGTGCTGATTACGCATGAAATGCATGTCATCCGATCGATATGTGACCGCGTGGGGGTGATTGACGGCGGGAAAATTGTAGAGATGGGAAAGGTGGCTGATGTTTTCCTTAAACCGCAGCATTCCACTACCCGTGAATTTATTGAACAGGTGGCGGATTTTGCGGATTTGCAGGAAGCGGTGGTACGGGAAAAATCAGCCGAACAGCGTACGATTGTCCGGATCACCTTCCTGGGTGAGCAAACCTACCAGCCCATTTTGTTCCAGACGATGAAGGAAACCGATGTGCCGTTCAGCATTCTGCAGGGGACGATCTCCCGCATGAAGGATACACCGTATGGACAACTGGTAGCTGAACTGGAAGGCGACGAAAGCAGGGTGGAAAACGCAGTGAAAATGCTTCGTTTGCACGGACTCGATGTGGAGGTGATCGAATGGGCTGGCTGAGTTTTCAGAATCTGGACTGGCTAGAGATCGGCACAGAAACGGTAAATACCCTTTCGATGCTGGTTTGGTCGACATTCTTTGCAATCGTCATCGGATTGCCGCTGGGCGTGCTACTGTTCCTCACTTCCCGTGGACAACTGCTGCAAAACCAGACGTTTTATTCGATCGCTTCCATCGTTGTTAATATTTTGCGGTCCGTACCCTTCATCATCCTGATGATTTTGCTGATTCCCTTTACCAAAATCATCATGGGAACTTCGATGGGAGTCGAGGGAGCCATCCCGTCGCTTGTGATAGGAGCGGCTCCGTTCTTCGCTAGAATGGTAGAAATCTCTCTGCGTGAAGTGGATCGGGGAGTCGTGGAAGCAGCCCAATCGATGGGCGCCACCAACTGGCAGATTATCTGGAAAGTGTTGCTGCCGGAAGCTCGACCAGGATTGATTGCGGGAATTACAATGACTACTGTCGCCCTTGTTTCTTACACGGCAATGGCGGGTGCAGTGGGGGCAGGCGGTCTCGGGGACCTTGCAATCCGATACGGGTATCAGCGTTTTCAGACTGATGTGGCAGTCGTCACGGTGATTATTCTGCTGATGTTGGTTCAGATGATACAGACATTTGGCGATTGGTTGGTGCTGCGATTCAGCAGAAAATGATCCACCAAAGTATAAGTTTGGCAGAACTGAATTAAAATGGAAGGGGAAACAGAACATGAAAAAATGGCTTGTGCCTGCATTGTCCTTAACACTTGCATTCTCTCTGGCGGGATGCGGCAAGAAAGAGGCAGCAGCTCCGGTTCAAGGTGCGGACAAAAAAGAAGTGACCGTTAAAGTGGGGGCTACTGCAGTACCACATGCTGAGATTTTGAAATCCATAAAAGACAAATTAAAGGAACAGGGTGTAAATCTTGAGATTAAGGAATTCTCCGACTATGTGCAGCCCAACGTCCAGCTTCAGGAAAAGCAGTTGGACGCAAACTTCTTCCAGCACGAGCCCTATCTGAATGACTTTAATAAGAAAAACAAAGCCGATCTGGTGAAAGTAATAGGTGTTCATGTAGAACCGTTTGGAGTCTACTCGAAGAAAATCAAAAATCTTAATGAACTGAAAGAAGGCGCGAAAGTAGCCATTCCGAACGATGCAACCAACGGCGGTCGCGCCCTCCTGCTGCTGGAGAAAAAGGGTCTGATCAAGCTGAAGGAAAACGCGGGAATTACCGCTACAGTCAAGGATATTACTGACAATCCGAAGAAGCTTGAATTCAAACAGTTGGAAGCTCCGATGCTGCCGAGGGCGCTCGATGATGTGGATATTGCGCTGATAAACACGAACTATGCGCTGGAAGCCAAGCTGAACCCGACAAAAGATTCTCTTGCGATTGAAGGCAGTGATTCTCCTTATGTCAACATCCTGGTTGCCCGTCCGGATAACAAGGATTCGGAAGGCATCCAGAAGTTGGCAAAAGCTTTGAACAGTCCGGAAGTAAAGAAATTTATTCAAGAGAAATATAACGGAGCGGTTGTACCGGCATTCTAATCATCTTAAATCAAGCACAAGCCATAGCTCGGTATTCAACCGGGCTATGGCTTTTTTGATCGTGGTAAGATTATCGGCGCTGTTGGCAGAAAACGGCGACTTTCAGCAGTTGATAAAGGATTCTGATCTTTTTGTTTTTTTGCTTCTTTGAAAACCAAAATCATTAAAAATGACAGAATAATCACCAGCATCCGCATAAAACACTTAAATCTACCCAAAAATAACGCAAACTGCCCCCGCGTAATCCCATTCCCCTAAAAAACTTGAAATACCATGTTACGGGAATGATGTCACTGATTTTTTGAACCGATTCAGGGAACAGCGCAATAGGAGAAATCACCCCGGATAACAAGAAGGCGGGAGAGACTAACAATTGCGCTCGTCCTGAGGCCTTGAACTGATTGGGAGCATTCCAGCCCACTACAAGCCCCAACAAGGAGCTGATCAAACAAAATAATGCCAACGGAATCATAAACGCTAACGGGTTCCCGACAAAACGCAAGCCCTCTACTTGTTTCAAGGCTGCTAACGACAAAATCATCGAAATCAGATAGACAAAGGTGTATGGCAACACTCTCAAAAAGAGGCCAGCAGGACGCATGATTTCCTCTGCCAGTTTTCCTTCTTCCCTTAAACGAGGCACGATGGTGATCGTACCTCCATATAAAATACCTAGTGAGAGAATGCTGATATACCCGATATCCAAAAGATTTATATAGTCGTTCGTGGGATTAAACAGCAAGCGTTGTTGTAGGGTAAGGCTTGATACCATACCTCCGATCTGTTCGTTCGACATCCCCATGGCTTTCAACTTTCCCAGTGCAGGAGCGCTGGAATTTTCAGCAGCTAGGCCTTCCACCAGCGCAGACCTTAAATTGCTGGTTGCCGAAGGGATTGTATAGTCCACCAAGAAACCGATATTGCTAGGCTTCCCCTGATAACGATTTTGTTCTAATCCATGTGGAAGATATAACACTGCCATATAGGTTTCATCTCACGGCTCATTCGCAGACTTGCAAACTGTGGAGCTGCCGTAATAAACCTTACTTTTCCGTCAATATCCCGGTTGGCAGAAATTAAATGTCCGGTAACTTTGCCGTCTACCTTAAATTTATTCATCTGTTTTTCATCGACATAAAAGTCATAGTACACTTGATTTGTCTCTAATGCGATAACGGGAGAACCAGCTGACACATTTTCCCAAACCTTTGGAATCACATTTACAACAAGTTGATATTCATGGCATTGTTGTTCAAATCGCCCTGCGCCTGTGCGACAGCATCGAGCCCCAGCCTGACTTTTTCCGTGGCTTGATGTGCCTGGTCTTTATCCTGCTGCTGAGCGCCGGCTGACATTGTTGATAGGTTGCTTCTTGTTGCTGCAACGTATTTTGAGCTGAGGTCAGTTGCAGTTGGGCAGAATCCAATGTAGTTTTAGGAACCGCTCCACTATCGAACAATGCTTTTGTCCGATTGTAATTTAACTGCGCATTATTGAATGTTTCTTTTGCTGCTTCAACCGCTAATCTTTGCTTTTCCATATCCTCTTCTCTAGGCCCCTGTAATACCTTACTCTCGTTACTTTCAGCCGTAGCAATATTCAGCTCAGCTTGAGCCGCATGCGTTCTGATTTTTTCTTGATCAACCCGGATTGAATCCTCTGTTTGTTTAATTTTAATATCTGTCGACTCGATATTGGATTTGAGTTGCGCGATTTGTAAATCAATATCTGTTGGGTCAAGCGTCATTAAAACATCGCCCTTTTTTACCCTTTGTTCTTCCTGGACTTTCACATCCGCTACCTTCCCACTTACCTGCTGGAAGGACACATTGACCTGCCCAGCGGTAAGAATACTTCCTTTTTGCTCTAAGGCCAAAGAAACGGCGTCCTTCCCGCCTATCCACAAACCGAGACTTCCTAAACAAAGAGCTATCGTTAAAATAAGAATGATGACAGTATTTTTTTCATGTATTCCACCTGCTCCCATCACGTTTTCCTATTTTCATCATAAGCTTTATTTTACATAATATCTAATTTATAATTGATCATAAAATGATTACTTACAGTATATAAAAAGAATGGTTAAGGAGACGTTAGTTATGGAACTGCTCCAGCTGCAATATTTTCAAACTGTTGCCCGACTGGAACATATGACACAAGCAGCCGATGAACTGAACGTCACACAACCGGCTCTCAGCAGGACAATTTCTCGATTGGAAGAAGATCTTGGGGTTCATTTATTCGACAGGAAAGGCCGTCAAATTCGGCTGAATTCATTCGGGAAAGTATTTCTTAGCCACCTGGAAAGAGCTTTTGCAGAATTAGAAGAAGCGGAACGTAAAATTCGGGATTTGGCAGGACTTGATCAGGGTATTGTTTCAATCGGTATAACGAATGCAAGTATACTGCCGGCATTATTAAGTTCGTTTTTGGCCCGACACCCGGAAGTTCATTTCCGTCAGTACCTTCAATCACCCTTAATTCTGAGGCGCCAACTTGAGAATGGAGAGGTTGATTTTTGTATTTCCAATACACCTATAGAAGGTACTGATATTGAATGGAAAAAACTGGTAACGGAAGAACTTTTATTGCTTGTTCCGCGAGAGGACCGTTTTATTCACAGAAGTGAAATATATCTCCGTGAGGTTGCAAATGAAAATTTCATCAATATGCATACCAGTTATGACATTCGAGATATCACAGATAAATGTTTAGAAGCAGGCTTTACGCCAAACATAACACTTGAAGGAAACGACCCGTTAGTAATTGGAGAAATGGTTAGTTTAGGTCTCGGAGTGTCTTTTGTCTCTGAACTGACGTGGAGGAGAGTGTCTGACCTGTTGCAAAACAGATTGCATGTATTGCGAATCATTGAACCAAATTGTCAACGAACCATTGGCGTGGCGCGATTAAAAGGGCGTTATTTATCCAAAGCGGCGCAAGCTTTTTATCATTTTATGACAAATTATTTCTAGCTTTAAGGTCTAAATCGCTGTGTAAATCCCCAGGGGTTCAAAATCCAAGATAACACCACAACAGTCTTTTATTACCAGCCTTTTAATGGGATAATTTTAAAAAGGGCAAGATATTACAAGCGCGAGGATGGGAGTCATCAAGTTCAAAAATGGGCAACAGGATCCATGTTGCATGTATGGAGGAATCATAATGACACTAAAAATTCAAGTATATTCCGATTATGTCTGACCGTACTGCTTTATAGCGGAGTTTCCGCTGCAGGAGGCAATTAAGGGAAAAGACGTGGAAGTT
The sequence above is a segment of the Effusibacillus dendaii genome. Coding sequences within it:
- a CDS encoding methyl-accepting chemotaxis protein yields the protein MDQAGRVQLKNDVRLVISMIDALNRQVDSGNLKLEDAQELVKQEILGAKPANGYRPINTRFDLGANGFFFVLDKQGMSLASPTSEGKNLWSSQAKDGTFFIQDVIKAGSNGGGYTTYEWPLASNPNKTDIKITYSEMDPHWGWIVCAGSYLTDYNGAANQILYFLLIVLGVSLIVGAVITWVFAKRITTPILQIAKQVEQVSNGDLTIEPVEVKNRDEIGSLARDFNVMLTSLKKIIRQVATSAEQVAASSEELTAGSEQTTRATEHAATTIQQMAVGSEQITRSIEDTDQTVAQMASVVKKISVNANHVATSAIQASDMAQEGHIAINSAVEQMNSISNTVRGLSDVVKGLGERSDQIGDIIGAITGIAEQTNLLALNAAIEAARAGEHGRGFAVVADEVRKLAEQSAQSAHQIEDLIGTIQNEIKSAVRGMEIGSQEVAKGIEVVQVAGDSFDKIEDSVNQVTTQIQEVSAAVQEMSAGAEELVKTIHRITTVMEESASGIQNISATSQEQLASMEEIASSASTLSKMAEELQKVVQKFKL
- a CDS encoding IS3 family transposase, whose protein sequence is MDHGRVQCFHRTPHCGVSRSTYYNWLQPPKKKEKHDSKPVGRPIPGYCFTKQGKKVSDEQIKEWIMEAIAGDGYSYGYMKPTHHLRQEYGLVINKKRVYRLCKELDILKPQRERKSIYPGTETLQPPISYGKWISNMDISQGGISSLV
- a CDS encoding putative motility protein, translating into MMDISSLQSQVQLLLQKKAMNMETTNMQNLLAALPQTVSINEPGKGQNVDIRI
- a CDS encoding transposase, translating into MKARKSSAIQPQMFQFVDMDELVPKKHILRQLNEALDFSVVHDWVAPLYTERTGRPAADPERMVRLMLLSYLFNHSERELYQLLSMHAGYLWFCGLDFESVQRPSPNRPSLPDRTTLVKTRKLWRKHGIFEQMMIHVVDQCIAAGLVKPDVHAGVDGSQVRANASVHSLQEITLAPVHSIEEYLSELARQDQDEMPVDPKKEDSDPPPSSSVRSASETTRLQEEAVHEDFHGKKFSNATHRSVTDPDARLYKKSKGQEAYLRYLVHNVVDVTSGVILSTQASLAAGTAEREISLRQLTALRFQHPTIRIRTVSADKAYGTPEYLGALFAQGMIPLVSLRNLELEPIPTWKRQTHEAEKQQKREVKVQEVLIKNKAKRIQLEGKYRQIQKRRTRCEHAFAEAKTVHGLDRARSRGLENMQEQTLLTAIVQNLKRLCRFKKKRPQTGSLACQNPESVIREETLTSAISRLCSAIFSCIRPFHTVNRHFSPDF
- a CDS encoding DNA cytosine methyltransferase, with the translated sequence MKLTFVSLIFLLTLKKINLLAGGPPCQPFSIGGKHQGYLDERDMFPEMIRAVREIRPEVILIENVKGLLRKSFSTYLEYILLQITYPETVLPNPEFEDIGNMIPNHEYRPGARVYPGHTGSLLDEPAKTLKAGDHGVPGGENMLVRLDGSVLYDPGSGRYNQKRSLWDVIHPGRSWALKLQDRKDRCKKYLQKSNSSSISKLYAFKE
- a CDS encoding methionine ABC transporter ATP-binding protein; protein product: MIQLQNLHKEYRAGKHSIPALTGINMNIEKGEIFGVIGHSGAGKSTLIRCINLLERPTSGKVIVDGVDLTSLDARSLQEQRRYMGMIFQHFNLLSSATVAENVAFPLELAKRPKVEIRRKVNELLALVGLEAHQDKYPAQLSGGQKQRVGIARALANDPKVLLCDEATSALDPQTTNSILTLLLDINKKLHITIVLITHEMHVIRSICDRVGVIDGGKIVEMGKVADVFLKPQHSTTREFIEQVADFADLQEAVVREKSAEQRTIVRITFLGEQTYQPILFQTMKETDVPFSILQGTISRMKDTPYGQLVAELEGDESRVENAVKMLRLHGLDVEVIEWAG
- a CDS encoding methionine ABC transporter permease produces the protein MGWLSFQNLDWLEIGTETVNTLSMLVWSTFFAIVIGLPLGVLLFLTSRGQLLQNQTFYSIASIVVNILRSVPFIILMILLIPFTKIIMGTSMGVEGAIPSLVIGAAPFFARMVEISLREVDRGVVEAAQSMGATNWQIIWKVLLPEARPGLIAGITMTTVALVSYTAMAGAVGAGGLGDLAIRYGYQRFQTDVAVVTVIILLMLVQMIQTFGDWLVLRFSRK
- a CDS encoding MetQ/NlpA family ABC transporter substrate-binding protein, with amino-acid sequence MKKWLVPALSLTLAFSLAGCGKKEAAAPVQGADKKEVTVKVGATAVPHAEILKSIKDKLKEQGVNLEIKEFSDYVQPNVQLQEKQLDANFFQHEPYLNDFNKKNKADLVKVIGVHVEPFGVYSKKIKNLNELKEGAKVAIPNDATNGGRALLLLEKKGLIKLKENAGITATVKDITDNPKKLEFKQLEAPMLPRALDDVDIALINTNYALEAKLNPTKDSLAIEGSDSPYVNILVARPDNKDSEGIQKLAKALNSPEVKKFIQEKYNGAVVPAF
- a CDS encoding ABC transporter permease, whose translation is MAVLYLPHGLEQNRYQGKPSNIGFLVDYTIPSATSNLRSALVEGLAAENSSAPALGKLKAMGMSNEQIGGMVSSLTLQQRLLFNPTNDYINLLDIGYISILSLGILYGGTITIVPRLREEGKLAEEIMRPAGLFLRVLPYTFVYLISMILSLAALKQVEGLRFVGNPLAFMIPLALFCLISSLLGLVVGWNAPNQFKASGRAQLLVSPAFLLSGVISPIALFPESVQKISDIIPVTWYFKFFRGMGLRGGSLRYFWVDLSVLCGCW
- a CDS encoding HlyD family efflux transporter periplasmic adaptor subunit; protein product: MIPKVWENVSAGSPVIALETNQVYYDFYVDEKQMNKFKVDGKVTGHLISANRDIDGKVRFITAAPQFASLRMSREMKPIWQCYIFHMD